The following proteins are encoded in a genomic region of Arachis ipaensis cultivar K30076 chromosome B02, Araip1.1, whole genome shotgun sequence:
- the LOC107627957 gene encoding putative disease resistance RPP13-like protein 1, with product MAARFVGEAFLNSALGTIYEMLISPLLVNLIQRKKLNRKLVEKLETVLKAAHAAINDAERRQIEEEAVKDWLDRLKNAVYDAEDVLDEITTKAATQKDPGNSLSRYVNLHDDGEIVTKIEDIIAALELIVKENDSLGLKEIPVEDMSWRIPSTSLIDAREIYGRDQDREVIVKLLLDDTNDGEIFVIPIVGMGGIGKTTLAQMVYNDDQVQQKFNIKAWVSDGKEEFDVLKVTKTVLEKASSCSCNSNELNIIQESLKEVLAGKKLLVVLDDMWSNNYDAWISFLKPFKSSNEGVKILVTTRLDSTADMVKTIPTYNLSLLGDEHCWSVFADHACLNSVESHSRSALEVVGRRIVKKCNGLALAAQTLGGLLRAKKEVEDWEFILKSEIWELPEKNSGILPALRISYHYLPSYLKRCFVYCSLYPKDHEFKRDELVLLWMAEGLLQQPKSGSTLEEVGYKYFNDLVSRSFFQHSNNFRNSFVMHDLMHDLAILYGGKFFSRTFELENADKHDDNPRHFSYNLGINNSFSKILETCDSLKHARTLLEINLNTWHDSSKEIGSCNPCCLLAQLKHVRVLSFNFFPLQHDSVLNSIGDLIHLRYLDISGAPIMTLPESMSNLYNLQTLKLSKCRRLEKLPTNMQELVNLRHLDLSDMPIVVLPESLSNLYHLQTLKLSRCRGLKKLPDKMQDLVNLRHLHIEDTNLEEMPKGVSKLKKLQFLSNYMVGKLEENGVGELGELAHLHGSLCIEKLENVNNSGEALNARMDEKIHLNALYLTWSSFQESDIVDSQIEKDVLDKLHAHKELKELRISGYRGAVFPDWIGHFSYHNMAELELKGCRNCLVLPSLGQLPSLMQLRLSGFDMVKMLGAEFYKADGTDHHQETPFRSLKSLSIFDMSCWEEWVSFECDDDAPFPQLEQLSIWDCPKLRGDMPTSLPSLKTLYISGCKQLGCYLPRAPMHQLKIYGTQEARMQDLPLSMLEQLSVDGKQQVEYIFDAMTHTQPTSLTKLYISNCSSAISFPGDSLPPSLQELYITRCKNVEFPMQHLQHHWLQRLEIDNSCDSLTSFALSAFPNLKYLTIARHENLTSLEELSQSQSLRQLWVEECPKLEIIRLPAPLRELRINRCPLLGEGIKRKDPHIWPAISHIPHIQVDWIRIHNDSTS from the coding sequence ATGGCTgcaagatttgtgggggaagctTTTCTCAACTCTGCACTTGGTACTATTTATGAGATGCTGATTTCACCTTTACTTGTCAACCTCATCCAGAGAAAGAAGCTTAACCGGAAGCTGGTTGAGAAGTTGGAGACAGTTCTGAAAGCTGCTCATGCTGCAATCAATGACGCTGAGCGGAGGCAGATTGAAGAGGAAGCAGTGAAGGACTGGCTGGACAGGCTGAAGAATGCTGTGTACGATGCTGAAGATGTACTGGATGAAATAACCACCAAAGCTGCCACTCAAAAGGATCCAGGTAACTCCCTGTCTCGCTATGTCAATTTGCATGATGATGGTGAGATAGTAACCAAGATAGAAGATATCATTGCTGCTTTAGAGTTAATTGTAAAAGAGAATGATAGTCTTGGCTTGAAAGAGATACCAGTGGAGGACATGTCATGGAGAATCCCATCAACATCTCTAATTGATGCGCGTGAAATATATGGCAGGGACCAAGATAGGGAGGTCATAGTAAAATTGTTGCTAGATGATACTAATGATGGTGAAATATTCGTGATTCCTATTGTCGGTATGGGTGGAATAGGAAAAACTACTTTGGCTCAGATGGTTTACAATGATGACCAAGTGcaacaaaaatttaatattaaGGCATGGGTTTCTGATGGGAAAGAAGAATTTGACGTTCTTAAGGTGACAAAGACTGTGTTGGAGAAAGCATCTTCTTGTTCTTGTAACTCTAATGAGTTAAACATAATTCAGGAGAGTTTGAAGGAAGTCCTAGCAGGGAAGAAGTTATTGGTTGTTTTGGACGACATGTGGAGTAACAATTATGATGCTTGGATAAGTTTTCTAAAGCCTTTTAAATCTAGTAATGAGGGCGTTAAGATTCTTGTAACAACCCGTCTTGATTCCACTGCTGATATGGTGAAAACTATTCCAACTTACAATCTGAGTTTGTTGGGTGATGAACACTGCTGGTCAGTGTTTGCAGATCATGCATGTCTTAATTCTGTTGAATCCCATAGCCGTTCTGCTTTAGAAGTAGTTGGTCGAAGAATTGTCAAAAAGTGTAATGGGTTAGCTTTGGCTGCTCAAACACTTGGAGGTTTATTAAGAGCAAAAAAAGAAGTAGAGGATTGggagtttatattgaagagtgAAATTTGGGAACTTCCGGAAAAAAATAGTGGGATTCTTCCAGCATTAAGAATCAGTTATCACTACCTCCCTTCGTACTTAAAACGTTGCTTTGTTTATTGTTCTTTATACCCAAAAGACCATGAATTCAAAAGAGATGAATTGGTGTTACTGTGGATGGCAGAAGGTCTTTTGCAACAACCAAAGAGTGGAAGTACTTTAGAAGAAGTtggttataaatattttaatgatTTAGTTTCTAGATCATTTTTCCAACATTCTAACAATTTCAGAAATTCATTTGTAATGCACGACCTCATGCATGATTTAGCAATATTGTATGGTGGAAAGTTCTTTTCTAGAACCTTTGAACTCGAAAATGCAGACAAGCATGATGATAATCCTCGTCATTTTTCATATAATCTTGGCATCAATAATTCATTCTCAAAGATCTTGGAAACATGTGATAGTTTAAAACATGCAAGGACATTGTTGGAAATCAATCTTAATACATGGCATGATTCCTCAAAGGAAATTGGTTCTTGTAATCCTTGTTGCTTACTTGCACAGTTGAAGCATGTAAGggttttgtcatttaatttttttcctcTTCAGCATGATTCAGTGCTCAATTCAATAGGTGATTTGATTCATTTGCGTTATTTGGATATCTCCGGTGCACCTATCATGACATTGCCTGAGTCAATGAGTAACTTGTATAATTTACAAACATTGAAGTTGAGTAAATGTAGAAGACTAGAAAAGCTTCCAACCAACATGCAGGAACTTGTAAATTTGCGTCACTTGGATCTCTCTGATATGCCTATTGTGGTATTGCCCGAATCATTGAGCAACTTGTATCATTTACAAACATTGAAGTTGAGCAGATGTAGAGGACTAAAGAAGCTTCCAGACAAGATGCAAGATCTTGTAAATTTGCGCCATCTCCATATTGAAGATACTAATTTAGAAGAGATGCCAAAAGGGGTaagcaaattaaaaaaattgcaaTTTTTAAGTAATTATATGGTGGGAAAGCTTGAAGAGAATGGAGTTGGGGAATTGGGAGAATTAGCACATCTTCATGGGTCATTGTGTATTGAGAAATTAGAGAATGTTAATAATAGTGGTGAAGCATTGAATGCAAGGATGGATGAAAAAATACACCTGAATGCTTTATATTTGACCTGGTCATCATTTCAAGAAAGTGATATTGTTGATTCCCAAATCGAAAAAGATGTGCTCGACAAATTACATGCTCACAAAGAGTTGAAAGAGCTAAGAATCAGTGGTTACAGGGGTGCAGTATTTCCAGATTGGATAGGACACTTTTCATACCACAACATGGCTGAATTGGAGCTGAAGGGATGTAGGAATTGTCTGGTGCTTCCTTCACTTGGACAGTTACCCTCTCTTATGCAATTGAGGCTTTCAGGATTTGATATGGTGAAGATGCTTGGTGCTGAATTCTATAAGGCTGATGGAACGGATCATCATCAGGAGACACCCTTCCGATCTCTCAAATCTTTGTCAATTTTTGATATGTCTTGCTGGGAGGAATGGGTGTCATTTGAATGTGATGATGATGCACCATTTCCTCAACTTGAGCAACTTTCCATATGGGACTGTCCTAAATTAAGAGGAGATATGCCAACTTCCCTTCCATCTTTGAAAACACTATATATTTCAGGATGCAAGCAGCTTGGTTGTTATCTCCCAAGAGCTCCCATGCACCAATTAAAAATATATGGTACACAAGAAGCAAGAATGCAGGACCTACCACTTTCGATGTTGGAGCAACTATCCGTTGATGGAAAGCAGCAGGTGGAATATATCTTTGATGCCATGACCCATACCCAACCAACCTCTCTCACAAAGTTATACATATCAAACTGCTCATCAGCCATATCATTTCCAGGGGATTCTTTGCCCCCTTCATTGCAAGAGCTTTACATCACACGTTGCAAGAATGTAGAATTTCCAATGCAGCACCTACAACATCACTGGCTACAGAGATTAGAAATAGACAACAGCTGTGATTCACTTACATCCTTCGCATTGTCAGCGTTCCCAAATCTCAAGTATCTCACAATTGCAAGACATGAAAATTTGACATCTTTGGAGGAGCTGTCACAGTCACAGTCCCTCCGACAATTATGGGTTGAA